In the genome of Bremerella sp. P1, the window ATTGCTTCAGGCGGGAAAGCGAACTACCGCATGGAATCCCATCTGCTCCAAAGCCTGATTGTCCGGTCCACTGGCACCTGATTGGGCGAGTGCCTGGCAACCGGTGGACGAAATCTCCTGAATGAATTCGTGAATGCTATTGGCAACCGCTGGGCTGCGTGAAGTCGCCGACAAGGCACTGGCGGCAACCCCGATCATCGTGCAGTGCTCAAGCACATCCGAGACAATCGGCGGTTTGAATTGATCAATTCCCACGACGGCCAGATGAATGCCCATGCCACGCAGATCTTCGACAATTGGGTTATCAATCAAGTTGGCTTCCCAAACGTCGACCTTCGTTCCCAGAACGACTTTGAGCGATGAGCCAAACTTGGTTCGTATCCAGCCGACAGTTTCCAGCAGGTCTGGCCGCACAAAATCCGTTTGATCGAGTTCCAACAGCAGGAACCCACCTGTTTCCTGGCGTTCCTGAAGGGCAAACATGGCCGAAGTCTGCTGTAGCAATCGGAGCGGGTTCTCTAAGACAAGGGAACCTTTCAGCAGGCGAGTTTCTTCGTGACTTTGGTAAGCCTTACGAAACAGCGGGCACCAGTGCCCAACGGTCTTCTGTTCGCTGATGGATTGAATGGTTGCCAAGCCAGGATCGATACGCTTGAGCCCTGACCATTGATTGACAGTCCTTAGGGCCTGAATCAATAGATGGGGATCTCCTACCGGCCGGGCAGCTTGGGCGCGATCTTCCATCGCCAGGGTGACGGTCTGGCGAGTGGTCGCGTCCGAAGGACAGTGGAAGTCGAATTCAAAGTCGGCGATCGAAACCGTGTCGCCATCCACCAAAATGTGTTCGTCGATCTTCTCGCCGTTGATGTAAACGCCGTTCGTGCTGCGCAAATCGCGTATCAGGTAGCCGCTTCCGTGCCGGATAACTTCAGCATGCTCTCGCGAAACACGCCCCGACTCGACCGTTAAATTACAGGTCGCGTTGCGTCCGATGATGAACGGAAACTCGTCGAGTACCGTCTTGGTCGACCGTCCCGCGGCTGGATCAAGATACTCAAGGTAAATCGAGTCGTTTCCGATTTGTGGAAGCAGCTGCGTCTGCATTCGTCCTACCCTAATGCTGGCGTCTACTCGAAAACCGACACCGGACTGGAAGTACCCGCGTCGATCAGGAAAAGTCTTGTGAAAAGCTGCCACGTTGCGCTATTTGCTGCACTCCGCGGAGATTGGTGGAATAGTCACTCCCAAATCAAACATAGGTCATGAATGCTCTGCGTGACCGGAATTCTCTTCGGTTGGCCTCCAAAAAATAACGACCTTGCTGGAGAGGGGGCCACGCAAAAAACAACTTCTAGACTTGATTTGACCTCATCCCTGACGGTTATGAACTATCTTTTCAATAGCCGCGCGGATACCGCCATGCGCCGCCGGCTTCCATATTCTCTTTTCTGGGTAGCAGGTAGTTCTATGGTTTCACGCGCTCTGCGAATCGTCGTCGTCTCTGAGGACCGTCAGCACCTTCGCGATTGCTTCGACTTCTTTGTCGCTTGTGGATATGAGGTTGAAACGCGCTGCGACTCGGTTTACCGCGAGTCCGATTCGCCCCAGAAAAAGGATGTTTTGATCTACGACTACGATGGCAGCCAGTCGACCATCAGTCACAACAACCTATTCAAGATTGCCGTCGTTCCGGCAGATAAGACCGACCTGGTTGAGAAAGTCATTTCTGAGGCCGCCGACGATGTTGTTTTGAAGCCGGTCACCCCCGCTAAGCTACTTGTTCGAGTGAGAGCCGCCGCGGCGATACTCGAAGCAAGAGTAGCCGTTTCCCAGCAATTCGGGCGCAATCAGCGCAATCGCTATCCTGGCGAAGGCGCTTTTCTGGGAACCCTGCAAAACACGATCGAACAGATATCCGTTCACGGTCACTGCGTTTGCGCAACGCTGTTCAATGTTTCTAACTCGACTTCCGATCGTTATCGGGAATGGCTGACCGGCCTCGAGGCGACCGGACTTCCTGATTCACGCATCTTCGAGTTATCCGGCAATCGCGTTGCGGTGGTTACCCCAGCGTCTTCGCCCGATCAGGTGACCCACTGGGCGGCCGATCAGATGGCGCAGGCCTCAGTCCGCGATACCTCGCAGGCCGATGTTTCGCCGCTTAGTGTTTCAGGAAGCTTCGTGAGCACGCGTAACGAAGCTTCCACCAGCGAGCAAGTGTCGCTGCTGCTGACCGATCGTTTGAACCTGGCTTTGAGTCTGGGCGAAGGCCTTCTGGTCGATGATTCGTTGGAAAACGAGTGGCTGGCACAGCAACCCACGGGCAGTATCTTCGATGGCATGACCGCCGAGGATATCATGCAGCCCACGACGGTCCGTCTGAATGCTTCGGACAACGTCGAAAATGCGCTGGAGGCGATGCGACTGTGGAATGCGGACATTGCGCCGGTTTTCCAAGCCGACGGTACCCCCTGTGGTCTTATCCGCACGGATGATCTTGTCGAGATTGAAGACAAACAGCAGGCCATTGGACGCTACTGTTTGCCGAATATTCCCCAGGTTCGCTGTGATTCGACATTCAACGAGTTCGTCGCGTTATTCTCCTCGAACGATTCCTCCTGGCTGCAAGTCCTGCGAGAGGACACGCCGGTTGGTGTCATTCACTGCGACGACTTGACCTCGATGAATTCGCCTGTGATGGTTTCCCTGCCGTAAGCCAACGATACCTTCGGATCATAACGCGTGATGAAATGCATCTTGGTCGTCACGCTCAGGGCATTGGGCGTTTCGCTTGAAACGCTCCAGTTCTTCCCCTTCTAGACCGATACCGCGCAAAGCGATATGCAAGTGTGGCAAATTTGCGGCTGAAAGAATGAGGGATACTTAATCGTTCCCGGCCACCACAGTGAAGTAGCTTCCCACGACCAGGTCAAAGTACTCTGGCCGCATCTCCATCGGAAAGCCTTTGTAGACGCAGTAGTTTCGGATTTGCGTCAGTAAGTCACGCGGTTGGCAGCGTCGCAGCGGACGTTGATTGGGCGTGTAATGCTTGTCGATTAGATGCGTTACGGACTCTTCGTCGTAAC includes:
- a CDS encoding FHA domain-containing protein, with translation MQTQLLPQIGNDSIYLEYLDPAAGRSTKTVLDEFPFIIGRNATCNLTVESGRVSREHAEVIRHGSGYLIRDLRSTNGVYINGEKIDEHILVDGDTVSIADFEFDFHCPSDATTRQTVTLAMEDRAQAARPVGDPHLLIQALRTVNQWSGLKRIDPGLATIQSISEQKTVGHWCPLFRKAYQSHEETRLLKGSLVLENPLRLLQQTSAMFALQERQETGGFLLLELDQTDFVRPDLLETVGWIRTKFGSSLKVVLGTKVDVWEANLIDNPIVEDLRGMGIHLAVVGIDQFKPPIVSDVLEHCTMIGVAASALSATSRSPAVANSIHEFIQEISSTGCQALAQSGASGPDNQALEQMGFHAVVRFPA
- a CDS encoding CBS domain-containing protein, which gives rise to MVSRALRIVVVSEDRQHLRDCFDFFVACGYEVETRCDSVYRESDSPQKKDVLIYDYDGSQSTISHNNLFKIAVVPADKTDLVEKVISEAADDVVLKPVTPAKLLVRVRAAAAILEARVAVSQQFGRNQRNRYPGEGAFLGTLQNTIEQISVHGHCVCATLFNVSNSTSDRYREWLTGLEATGLPDSRIFELSGNRVAVVTPASSPDQVTHWAADQMAQASVRDTSQADVSPLSVSGSFVSTRNEASTSEQVSLLLTDRLNLALSLGEGLLVDDSLENEWLAQQPTGSIFDGMTAEDIMQPTTVRLNASDNVENALEAMRLWNADIAPVFQADGTPCGLIRTDDLVEIEDKQQAIGRYCLPNIPQVRCDSTFNEFVALFSSNDSSWLQVLREDTPVGVIHCDDLTSMNSPVMVSLP